TTACTTCCAGGATGCTTATAACGACTGGACCAGCAATGAGATCGCCGGTAGCCTGGCACATGGTGTCGTCGCATCCCGTGCCTTTATGAACGGCTTCAACGATATTATTGCATCCTTCGCTGCTGACCATGATGCAACTTCAGCCGCAGCGAATGCGGCAATCCTTGGCCTACAGACAGGCGATTTTTAATAGCTAAGTCTCTCTTAGGCTTACGGTAGCCCATTCATGTCATCTGATTGATGAAAAAGTCCTGTGGCCGTCTGGTTTGCAGGACTTTTTTCAACTCATGGTCTGATCTGCTGGTTGCTGGCATGACAGACATGACGCAGTATCCCAATGGATGGCTTCTGTGTGCATCGCCTCTGTGTGCACAGTATCTCAAAAAATAGAAAAAATAGTTCGAGAAGGTATTGCTATGGGACGAGGAAAGCGCGACCGAATCGTCGCAATCTTGATGCTCTTACCATCGATTATCCTGCTGGCGATTTTTGTTTATTATTTTATTGGTAGCAATGTTTTAACTTCGCTGACGGATTCGAACGTTGTGCAGCGTTTGAGCCAACAGCCCGCTAATTACGTTGGCATGCAAAATTATGAATCGTTATTTACGGGCACGCTCAACGGTCGGTTTCGCATTGATATTATCAACACGATTTTTTTCACCGTGTTGTTTATTGCGGCATGTCTCTCTATCGGCTTACTGCTGGCGGTTTTGCTGGACCAGAAGATCAAAGGGGAGGCCATCTTCCGTACGATTTTCTTGTTCCCGATGGCGCTTTCTTTTGTGGTGACGGGCGTTATCTGGAAGTGGCTGTTTAATCCATCAAACGGCATCAATGTGCTGCCGACTTTTATCGGCTTGCCCCCTATTGATTTCGATTGGTTTATCAGTCAGGAGCGATGGTTTGAATTTAACTGGCAAGATTTCCCCGTCATCGTCAGCATTGTGATCGCGGCGATTATCTTTGCTGTTGGCGTTTACTTTTTATATAAACAGCGCACCCCAACCGCTTATTACATCATTGGCTTTGCCCTGTTGATGAGCGTGTGGATTCTATTGGGTGGGGCCGCCAGCCTGAACGGCCTCGCACGGCAGGAGACGCATGGCTTTAATCTGGCATTGTTTGCGCTGGTAGTCGCGGCTACCTGGCAGATGTCTGGCTATACCATGGCAATGTACCTGGCGGGGCTGCGTGGCATCCCGGAAGAACTGCGCGAAGCGGCCCGT
The Phototrophicus methaneseepsis DNA segment above includes these coding regions:
- a CDS encoding carbohydrate ABC transporter permease: MGRGKRDRIVAILMLLPSIILLAIFVYYFIGSNVLTSLTDSNVVQRLSQQPANYVGMQNYESLFTGTLNGRFRIDIINTIFFTVLFIAACLSIGLLLAVLLDQKIKGEAIFRTIFLFPMALSFVVTGVIWKWLFNPSNGINVLPTFIGLPPIDFDWFISQERWFEFNWQDFPVIVSIVIAAIIFAVGVYFLYKQRTPTAYYIIGFALLMSVWILLGGAASLNGLARQETHGFNLALFALVVAATWQMSGYTMAMYLAGLRGIPEELREAARVDGAGELGVYRYVVMPMLAPITLSAIIILGHISLKIFDLVFVMGGGDNLFIDMPGINMYFTTFRGQEFGVGAAIATIMLVMVATVIIPYLVSSLRTEEVNS